A single Venturia canescens isolate UGA chromosome 1, ASM1945775v1, whole genome shotgun sequence DNA region contains:
- the LOC122408308 gene encoding dentin sialophosphoprotein isoform X1, producing MDFHIRNNQFEVKSTKKYDLSLKRTKQVTLSSTNGTERNSRKQTAPKDTYSEKESLDLSESQNIELRVSDSFLVENTQENVRRNLDQKDAKEQEIIVISDSSDEDISSNHGWRKEEQGESPAVRSISKVSLPNSEQNIPKNNWGWWQSEKTPDNVTLRNPIRKCSMYTSDETASERDFQNITNDENSPKTPLSMEGKIIPDSDESIFSHNRVRSILTENQCNIETLSSLDISEKHSPKESPVRNDYRKNFITRDKENCSTNCDNTKKAVDDRRKIPNFSKKFTNQSGSLKELNEIDRRVEEWRSTPDFTTNSRSETGSSKRLNEIDRKIEKWRKTPDYSTITRNETGSPSKLKETNKRNDDFQRTPEFSKSPKNYATSSSYSKEIAKRYETSKILQEESQHSGNVKEGNKIFERCENSGGSLKNLGKATEKTPDVRKTPISAQALSKRDARKILRIIESKRAIYQSPREFKKVSSSEESDSEDSFQVEKQEDFQKGNAAKVISETESESGEKVIRGSKVDLSKPYKTHVTRFLDPSLDSPDGMSERKKREIAHWLLTNSADTRSETSLSNIPPSDQNSPSSGNSSLERLEMNYETPNNRDKLRKPRTNETPKVKHKSQCDSAKSCQNDRLGTAKPRQIPIDTYFKKNNEGIKMLTPVSTKKKTMHNEKSTDNLEIEDCVDILDNLYGKTWRAKAHEILPTSEPRKKNIPLRDKAVQTERKPRSKKVMNSANSSSPEDSFHKFVKNLKPNLNSTRKAETKTKDRRKCTFINDSSSESGSSPKSSGETTYLTALTNPQIQNERKIDNRPAPGALHIRRAIAICDSDTSDESDNQKDNRKVLSFSDDENYSSSSDDNFPSILPKTSKIVMKSRKFPVSVSNTKLTKTKRTFLESLSAKIPLTEAHPEAKKYRQDYKNTKEELCKYLYKMYNDKIFDNKLPSDMSIEWNVRMRGTAGFCYNKRSIKALGGIVRSSRIVLATKILDTPDRLRDTLVHEMCHAAAWLINDVSDGHGPFWKAWASKAMKSFPELPEIKRCHDYKVTTKFTYRCTGCGYSVGRHSKSLDVEKKRCGHCYGKFELLINKITKSGKVETKTPVSKKPTGFALFVKENYSSVKKDLKGPHKEVMQILGLQFSAVKISKKNEAASNDDNSVSND from the exons ATGGATTTTCACATTAGGAACAATCAGTTTGAGGTTAAATCGACAAAAA AGTATGACTTGTCACTAAAGAGGACCAAGCAAGTAACACTGTCTTCAACAAATGGAACTGAAAGAAATTCAAGAAAACAGACAGCACCCAAGGATACATATTCTGAGAAGGAGAGTTTAGATTTATCAGAATCGCAGAACATAGAACTGCGGGTGTCCGACAGCTTTCTAGTTGAGAACACTCAAGAAAATGTTAGACGAAATTTAGACCAAAAAGACGCAAAAGAGCAGGAAATAATTGTGATAAGCGATTCGAGTGACGAAGACATTTCGTCTAATCATGGGTGGAGAAAAGAGGAACAAGGCGAATCGCCAGCCGTACGCTCAATTTCCAAGGTTTCATTGCCGAATAGCGAGcaaaatattccaaaaaataACTGGGGCTGGTGGCAATCCGAAAAAACTCCGGACAATGTAACTTTGCGAAATCCAATAAGAAAATGTAGCATGTATACATCGGACGAGACTGCGAGTGAacgggattttcaaaatattactaatgatgaaaattctccaaaaactCCACTATCAATGGAGGGAAAAATCATTCCGGACAGCGATGAGTCGATTTTTAGCCACAATAGAGTACGAAGCATTTTGACTGAGAATCAATGCAATATTGAAACTCTCAGCAGCCTCGATATTTCGGAAAAACATTCACCCAAAGAATCTCCGGTCCGTAACgattatcgaaaaaacttTATTACGAGGGATAAAGAGAACTGCTCCACAAATTGCGATAACACCAAAAAAGCAGTCGATGATCGACGAaaaattccgaatttttcaaaaaaatttacaaatcaatCGGGGAGTTTAAAAGAATTAAACGAAATCGATCGGAGGGTTGAGGAATGGCGAAGCACTCCTGACTTCACAACAAACTCGAGAAGTGAAACAGGAAGTTCcaaaagattgaacgaaatcgaccgaaaaatcgaaaaatggcGGAAGACACCAGACTATTCAACAATCACGCGAAACGAAACCGGCAGTCCCTCCAAACTCAAAGAAACGAACAAGCGAAACGATGATTTTCAGAGAActccagaattttcgaaaagtccGAAAAATTATGCGACAAGCTCGTCCTATTCGAAAGAAATTGCTAAGAGATACGAAACATCGAAAATTTTGCAAGAAGAAAGTCAGCATTCTGGAAACGTAAAAGAAggcaacaaaatatttgaacgcTGCGAAAATAGTGGCGGCTCGTTGAAGAACTTGGGAAAGGCTACAGAAAAAACTCCGGACGTTCGAAAAACACCGATTTCTGCACAAGCTCTGTCGAAAAGAGACGCTCGAAAAATCCTTCGCATTATAGAATCGAAGAGAGCGATTTATCAGTCGCCGCGAGAATTCAAAAAAGTATCTAGTTCAGAAGAGAGTGATTCCGAGGACAGTTTTCAAGTTGAAAAACAGGAGGATTTTCAAAAAGGAAACGCTGCGAAAGTTATTTCGGAAACTGAGTCGGAATCCGGAGAGAAAGTAATTCGCGGTTCGAAGGTCGATCTTTCGAAACCTTATAAAACCCATGTGACGAGGTTTCTCGATCCCAGTCTAGATTCTCCGGATGGTATGAGCGAgcggaaaaaacgagaaatcgCTCATTGGCTATTGACGAACTCGGCGGACACGAGGAGCGAAACTTCGCTCAGTAATATTCCTCCGAGCGATCAGAACAGTCCGAGCTCCGGAAACAGTAGCCTAGAACGCTTAGAAATGAATTACGAGACTCCAAACAATCGAGACAAATTACGAAAACCGCGAACTAACGAGACACCAAAAGTGAAGCATAAAAGCCAGTGCGATTCTGCAAAATCTTGTCAAAATGATCGGTTGGGAACCGCCAAGCCGCGACAAATTCCAATCGATacttatttcaaaaaaaacaacgaaggaATCAAAATGTTGACTCctgtttcaacgaaaaaaaaaacaatgcacaatgaaaaatcgacCGATAATCTTGAAATTGAAGATTGCGTGGATATTCTGGATAATTTGTACGGAAAAACGTGGCGAGCCAAAGCCCACGAGATTCTGCCTACTTCcgaaccgagaaaaaaaaacatcccaCTTCGTGACAAAGCTGTACAGACAGAGAG AAAGCCGAGATCTAAAAAAGTGATGAATTCAGCGAACAGCAGCTCGCCAGAGGACAGTTTTCATAAGT TTGTGAAGAATCTAAAGCCGAATTTGAATTCAACGAGAAAAGCTGAAACGAAAACGAAAGATCGTCGTAAATGCACTTTTATCAACGATTCTTCATCCGAGTCAGGATCGTCACCGAAAAGTAGCGGTGAAACAACCTATCTCACCGCATTGACAAATCCTCAAATacaaaacgaacgaaaaattgataatcgACCTGCACCGGGAGCCCTTCACATACGAAG AGCAATCGCAATTTGCGATTCGGACACATCGGACGAGAGCGATAATCAAAAGGACAATAGAAAAGTGTTGTCTTTCAGCGATGATGAGAATTATTCATCCTCGAGCGATGACAACTTTCCAAGTATATTACCAAAGACGTCGAAAATCGTAATGAAATCCCGAAAATTTCCAGTTTCCGTATCAAATACTAAActtacgaaaacaaaacgcACTTTCCTCGAATCGTTGTCCGCAAAGATTCCTTTGACCGAAGCACATCCTGAGGCGAAGAAATATCGTCAGGATTACAAGAACACCAAAGAAGAGCTGTGCAAATATTTGTACAAAATGTACaacgataaaattttcgataataaATTACCAAGCGATATGTCGATCGAATGGAATGTTCGAATGCGAGGAACCGCTGGATTTTGCTACAACAAACGGTCTATCAAAGCTCTCGGTGGTATCGTACGATCGTCACGAATTGTTTTGGCCACCAag ATTCTCGATACCCCGGACAGACTAAGGGATACCCTCGTCCATGAAATGTGTCATGCAGCGGCGTGGTTGATAAACGATGTTTCGGATGGCCATGGACCATTTTGGAAAGCTTG GGCTTCGAAAGCAATGAAATCATTTCCGGAATTACCGGAAATAAAACGTTGCCACGATTATAAAGTAACGACGAAATTTACGTACCGTTGTACCGGATGCGGATACAGCGTGGGTCGTCATTCGAAGTCGTTGGATGTGGAGAAAAAGCGTTGCGGTCACTGCTATGGAAAATTCGAGTTGTTGATaaacaaaataacaaaatcGGGCAAAGTCGAGACGAAGACACCAGTGTCAAAAAAACCCACGGGTTTCGCGTTGTTCGTcaaggaaaattattcaagCGTGAAGAAGGATCTCAAAGGACCACACAAGGAAGTAATGCAAATATTAGGACTGCAATTTTCAGCAgttaaaatatcaaaaaagaACGAAGCTGCTTCGAACGATGATAATTCGGTGTCGAACGACTGA
- the LOC122408308 gene encoding dentin sialophosphoprotein isoform X2, which yields MDFHIRNNQFEVKSTKKYDLSLKRTKQVTLSSTNGTERNSRKQTAPKDTYSEKESLDLSESQNIELRVSDSFLVENTQENVRRNLDQKDAKEQEIIVISDSSDEDISSNHGWRKEEQGESPAVRSISKVSLPNSEQNIPKNNWGWWQSEKTPDNVTLRNPIRKCSMYTSDETASERDFQNITNDENSPKTPLSMEGKIIPDSDESIFSHNRVRSILTENQCNIETLSSLDISEKHSPKESPVRNDYRKNFITRDKENCSTNCDNTKKAVDDRRKIPNFSKKFTNQSGSLKELNEIDRRVEEWRSTPDFTTNSRSETGSSKRLNEIDRKIEKWRKTPDYSTITRNETGSPSKLKETNKRNDDFQRTPEFSKSPKNYATSSSYSKEIAKRYETSKILQEESQHSGNVKEGNKIFERCENSGGSLKNLGKATEKTPDVRKTPISAQALSKRDARKILRIIESKRAIYQSPREFKKVSSSEESDSEDSFQVEKQEDFQKGNAAKVISETESESGEKVIRGSKVDLSKPYKTHVTRFLDPSLDSPDGMSERKKREIAHWLLTNSADTRSETSLSNIPPSDQNSPSSGNSSLERLEMNYETPNNRDKLRKPRTNETPKVKHKSQCDSAKSCQNDRLGTAKPRQIPIDTYFKKNNEGIKMLTPVSTKKKTMHNEKSTDNLEIEDCVDILDNLYGKTWRAKAHEILPTSEPRKKNIPLRDKAVQTERKPRSKKVMNSANSSSPEDSFHKFVKNLKPNLNSTRKAETKTKDRRKCTFINDSSSESGSSPKSSGETTYLTALTNPQIQNERKIDNRPAPGALHIRRAIAICDSDTSDESDNQKDNRKVLSFSDDENYSSSSDDNFPSILPKTSKIVMKSRKFPVSVSNTKLTKTKRTFLESLSAKIPLTEAHPEAKKYRQDYKNTKEELCKYLYKMYNDKIFDNKLPSDMSIEWNVRMRGTAGFCYNKRSIKALGGIVRSSRIVLATKILDTPDRLRDTLVHEMCHAAAWLINDVSDGHGPFWKAWASKAMKSFPELPEIKRCHDYKVTTKFTYRCTGCGYSVGRHSKSLDVEKKRCGHCYGKFELLINKITKSGKVETKTPVSKKPTGFALFVKENYSSVKKDLKGPHKEALD from the exons ATGGATTTTCACATTAGGAACAATCAGTTTGAGGTTAAATCGACAAAAA AGTATGACTTGTCACTAAAGAGGACCAAGCAAGTAACACTGTCTTCAACAAATGGAACTGAAAGAAATTCAAGAAAACAGACAGCACCCAAGGATACATATTCTGAGAAGGAGAGTTTAGATTTATCAGAATCGCAGAACATAGAACTGCGGGTGTCCGACAGCTTTCTAGTTGAGAACACTCAAGAAAATGTTAGACGAAATTTAGACCAAAAAGACGCAAAAGAGCAGGAAATAATTGTGATAAGCGATTCGAGTGACGAAGACATTTCGTCTAATCATGGGTGGAGAAAAGAGGAACAAGGCGAATCGCCAGCCGTACGCTCAATTTCCAAGGTTTCATTGCCGAATAGCGAGcaaaatattccaaaaaataACTGGGGCTGGTGGCAATCCGAAAAAACTCCGGACAATGTAACTTTGCGAAATCCAATAAGAAAATGTAGCATGTATACATCGGACGAGACTGCGAGTGAacgggattttcaaaatattactaatgatgaaaattctccaaaaactCCACTATCAATGGAGGGAAAAATCATTCCGGACAGCGATGAGTCGATTTTTAGCCACAATAGAGTACGAAGCATTTTGACTGAGAATCAATGCAATATTGAAACTCTCAGCAGCCTCGATATTTCGGAAAAACATTCACCCAAAGAATCTCCGGTCCGTAACgattatcgaaaaaacttTATTACGAGGGATAAAGAGAACTGCTCCACAAATTGCGATAACACCAAAAAAGCAGTCGATGATCGACGAaaaattccgaatttttcaaaaaaatttacaaatcaatCGGGGAGTTTAAAAGAATTAAACGAAATCGATCGGAGGGTTGAGGAATGGCGAAGCACTCCTGACTTCACAACAAACTCGAGAAGTGAAACAGGAAGTTCcaaaagattgaacgaaatcgaccgaaaaatcgaaaaatggcGGAAGACACCAGACTATTCAACAATCACGCGAAACGAAACCGGCAGTCCCTCCAAACTCAAAGAAACGAACAAGCGAAACGATGATTTTCAGAGAActccagaattttcgaaaagtccGAAAAATTATGCGACAAGCTCGTCCTATTCGAAAGAAATTGCTAAGAGATACGAAACATCGAAAATTTTGCAAGAAGAAAGTCAGCATTCTGGAAACGTAAAAGAAggcaacaaaatatttgaacgcTGCGAAAATAGTGGCGGCTCGTTGAAGAACTTGGGAAAGGCTACAGAAAAAACTCCGGACGTTCGAAAAACACCGATTTCTGCACAAGCTCTGTCGAAAAGAGACGCTCGAAAAATCCTTCGCATTATAGAATCGAAGAGAGCGATTTATCAGTCGCCGCGAGAATTCAAAAAAGTATCTAGTTCAGAAGAGAGTGATTCCGAGGACAGTTTTCAAGTTGAAAAACAGGAGGATTTTCAAAAAGGAAACGCTGCGAAAGTTATTTCGGAAACTGAGTCGGAATCCGGAGAGAAAGTAATTCGCGGTTCGAAGGTCGATCTTTCGAAACCTTATAAAACCCATGTGACGAGGTTTCTCGATCCCAGTCTAGATTCTCCGGATGGTATGAGCGAgcggaaaaaacgagaaatcgCTCATTGGCTATTGACGAACTCGGCGGACACGAGGAGCGAAACTTCGCTCAGTAATATTCCTCCGAGCGATCAGAACAGTCCGAGCTCCGGAAACAGTAGCCTAGAACGCTTAGAAATGAATTACGAGACTCCAAACAATCGAGACAAATTACGAAAACCGCGAACTAACGAGACACCAAAAGTGAAGCATAAAAGCCAGTGCGATTCTGCAAAATCTTGTCAAAATGATCGGTTGGGAACCGCCAAGCCGCGACAAATTCCAATCGATacttatttcaaaaaaaacaacgaaggaATCAAAATGTTGACTCctgtttcaacgaaaaaaaaaacaatgcacaatgaaaaatcgacCGATAATCTTGAAATTGAAGATTGCGTGGATATTCTGGATAATTTGTACGGAAAAACGTGGCGAGCCAAAGCCCACGAGATTCTGCCTACTTCcgaaccgagaaaaaaaaacatcccaCTTCGTGACAAAGCTGTACAGACAGAGAG AAAGCCGAGATCTAAAAAAGTGATGAATTCAGCGAACAGCAGCTCGCCAGAGGACAGTTTTCATAAGT TTGTGAAGAATCTAAAGCCGAATTTGAATTCAACGAGAAAAGCTGAAACGAAAACGAAAGATCGTCGTAAATGCACTTTTATCAACGATTCTTCATCCGAGTCAGGATCGTCACCGAAAAGTAGCGGTGAAACAACCTATCTCACCGCATTGACAAATCCTCAAATacaaaacgaacgaaaaattgataatcgACCTGCACCGGGAGCCCTTCACATACGAAG AGCAATCGCAATTTGCGATTCGGACACATCGGACGAGAGCGATAATCAAAAGGACAATAGAAAAGTGTTGTCTTTCAGCGATGATGAGAATTATTCATCCTCGAGCGATGACAACTTTCCAAGTATATTACCAAAGACGTCGAAAATCGTAATGAAATCCCGAAAATTTCCAGTTTCCGTATCAAATACTAAActtacgaaaacaaaacgcACTTTCCTCGAATCGTTGTCCGCAAAGATTCCTTTGACCGAAGCACATCCTGAGGCGAAGAAATATCGTCAGGATTACAAGAACACCAAAGAAGAGCTGTGCAAATATTTGTACAAAATGTACaacgataaaattttcgataataaATTACCAAGCGATATGTCGATCGAATGGAATGTTCGAATGCGAGGAACCGCTGGATTTTGCTACAACAAACGGTCTATCAAAGCTCTCGGTGGTATCGTACGATCGTCACGAATTGTTTTGGCCACCAag ATTCTCGATACCCCGGACAGACTAAGGGATACCCTCGTCCATGAAATGTGTCATGCAGCGGCGTGGTTGATAAACGATGTTTCGGATGGCCATGGACCATTTTGGAAAGCTTG GGCTTCGAAAGCAATGAAATCATTTCCGGAATTACCGGAAATAAAACGTTGCCACGATTATAAAGTAACGACGAAATTTACGTACCGTTGTACCGGATGCGGATACAGCGTGGGTCGTCATTCGAAGTCGTTGGATGTGGAGAAAAAGCGTTGCGGTCACTGCTATGGAAAATTCGAGTTGTTGATaaacaaaataacaaaatcGGGCAAAGTCGAGACGAAGACACCAGTGTCAAAAAAACCCACGGGTTTCGCGTTGTTCGTcaaggaaaattattcaagCGTGAAGAAGGATCTCAAAGGACCACACAAGGAA GCGCTGGATTGA